The genomic window GGCGGCAGTGGGGTGAGCCGAGCTCCCCCGGCAGGCCTGTACCGAATAGCTCCACCTGATCCACCTCGAACGGCGCTGCTGCGCTGTCTGTCCGCCAGGACCCACCTGCCGAAAGGCCGGCCTGGCGCGGCAGAGAAGGCAGCACCCGCACCCGATCCCACGTCAGGAGGATTCGATGCCCCGCAAGCGTCCCGGCCGCGTCCGGACCAAGAACACGAACCGCCGTGAGGCGCTCAAGCTCAGCAGCATGGCCCCGGAGGACTACAACGTCAGGCCGGATGAAGTGAAGTCGATCGCCTGCCCCGACTGCCGCACCTGGCGCCGGATCACGGGCGACAAGGTCCTCAAGATCCGTGAGCACTGCCTCTCCGACAAGGTCGCGGAGGGAGAGAAGCACGTCACCTGCCCTGGCAGCGACCAGCTCGTGGTCATCGACATCGACGTTCGGCGCTGGCAGTCCGAGCAGAACCGGCTGCTGCGCGACGCGATGCCGCAGGAGATCCGCCGCGCCGCTCAGCAGTTCTACAAGCCGCTCCCGGCCCCGGCCGCTCCGGTCTCCCGGATCAAGGCGGAGGTCACGCTGGAGACGGCCCGACAGTCCTACCTCGCGCACCGCACGGGCTGCACGCGGTGTGTCGGTGGCCAGCACTGCACGGACGGCGGCATCCTCGCCCGCCGCTACGTCCTCGCCCTCCAGGAGGAGCCCGCCCGCCGCGATGCCCGCGAGGAGCTGGAGCGACAGGAGCAGCGCGCCGCGCGGAAGCAGTCGGCGCCGGCCGTCCGCAAGGCACAGTGGGCCAAGCATGGCGGCGAGGAAGTCGAGAAGGCGAACAACGCCTGCACGGCGCGGACTTCGGGATCGCTCTCCGAGTTCCGCGGCCCCGCAGTCCCGCTGCAGCCGCAGAACGTGGAAGCGCACGAGCGGCGACAGGCTGAACTGGGCAAGCAGTACGCCCGGAAGACTACGGCGGCTTGACCCGCACATCGGCATGAACGACCACGGCCCTGGCCATCCCGCCCGCTCGGGATGGCCAGGGCCGTGGCCGCTTGTATGGCAGCCCACCAGGACGAGTAGGAGGCAGCACATGGACGCGGGCGAGGACCTGACGTTCGAGGAATGGTGCGCGGAGCTGGAGGCCATGGACCACCAGGAGTACCTGGAGGTCATGGCGCAGCTGGACGTCTGCGCCGCCGACCCGACCAGCTGACCGCAGCCTGCGCTGCCCGCCGTCGACCGATCCGCTCGCCGCCGACTTCGAGGAGTCTTCGATGCCCGTTCCGACTGATCCGCGTACCCCGCAGCAGCGCATCGGCGACCAGCTGGCCGCCGCGCACCGGCAGTTGATCCGGCCGGGCCTGTCCCGTGCGGACCGGGCCCGTGTCGCGGGCCGCATCCACGACCTGACCGCACAGGCCCGACGCATCGGCGCCTGACCGCACCACGCAGCTTGCGCTGCCCGTCGTTGACCGTGCCCGCCCCTGGGGTCCGGTCGGCGGCGGAGTGCGCAGGACGCACTGCCCCGCCTGTCGCGGGGCCCGTATGCGGCAAACCCCCGGGGGTCTCCACCCCGGGGGTTCTTTTGCCGCTGGTCACCCTCCAGACAGGACGACCCGCATGCCCATCATCACCGACACCATCGCCAGCCGGTTACCTCTTGCCGAGGAAGAGATCGGCCCGCGCCATCCCGGCGCGCTCTACCAGAACGCGACGGGCGCCTTCGAGGTCCTGGTGCTCATCACCGACCCGAGCGAGGCCGCGCAGCTGCTGCGCCGTGACAGTGCGCGGTGGGCGGTCATCGTCCGCGACGTGCTGCGGGCCGATGGCGAGCCGTTCGTGACCGGTGCCGTGTGGACCAGCGAGGACCGCCTGGTCCGCCCCGGCCGCGCCAACGAGAAATTCGCGCCGGCTGCCTGACGATCCGCCACGGTCCACCTCCCGCCCCGTTGTCGTTGGGGTGGGAGACGGGCCGTGGCTGGCCGTCCGGCCAGCCACACAACGACGGCCCCGGAGCCGTGATTCTCCGGAGCCGTCTTGGTCAGCAGGAATTGGAGTCCCTATGACCGCTCAGATCATGACACGCCCCCGCCCCGGCACGGCAGGGGGCGACGACGCGAACCGCCAGCTCGGACAGCATCTCCTGGACGTCGTCCGGCGCCAGGACGCCGCGATCCCCGCCGCCCGGCGCGCCCCGCGCACCGTGGCGGAGATGCGGGCCCGGCTGATCGGCGCGAGCGGACAGCAGTCGTGCGGCAGCTGCGGCGGTGCCGGCGGGCGGACCGTCGACACCAGCAGCGGAGGCATCACCCGGCAGACGTGGGTCAGCTGCGGCTCCTGCCACGGGACGGGGAAAGCCTGATGAGGGGCAGCGGACTCGCCCGGTTACGCCAGTACCTGCTCACGTGGCGCAACTCCGGGCAGTGCAACGTCTGTTCCGGCTGGTTCGACGACTGGCCCGGCGGCACGTGCGACGCCTGCGCCCGAGGCTAGGCAGCACCGATGCCTGACGACCTCTACCAGCGCTACCAGGCCGCTTCCACAACGCACCGCACACATCGCGGCGCCTGCGCCGACTGCACGGACACCGAACGCTGCCCCACGGGGCAGCGGCTGTTCGAGTCGTTCGCGCGGCTGCAGGACGCCTACCTCAACCGTCAGCGCGCTCAACGGCGCTGACGATGCCCGGCCTGGCACCGCCACCTCTGCCAGGCCACCGACCCGCCGGCCCGGCCCCCGCACCCAGCGTGCAGGGGCCGGGCCGGACGGTGTCCAGGAGCCAACTCCCCCTGCCCTTTCCCCTTGGGAGGACTGCATGCGCACGATCCCGCTACAGGCCGCGCTGGACGACACCGGCCTGCACCACCGCCAGCCCCCGGCCCTGTGCCGTCACACCCCGCCCTGCCCAGCCGCCGACAGCACGGACCGCGAGGCCGCCCGCACCGTGGCCAGCCACCCCGGCTGGAGTCTGCTGTGCAACGGCGTCCTGCTCTTCGAGGACACCGGCGAGCTGCTCCCCACCGGACAGATCATCGCCCCCCACCGGCCCGCCCCCGTCTACGACGTACCGCCCCCGCGCGTGCAGCGTGAGGACTACGCCCGTGTCTGACGACTTTCAGGACCGCATGTTCCTGGCCAGCCAGGCCGTCTACGAGGCCATTGAGCGCGGCGAGGTCACCGACGTGGAGGCCGCGCTGATGGACGCCCACGCCGCGGCGTCCGAGGAATGACCGGCCTCGCCGCGCACCCCTGCAGGGCGACACCGTCCTGCTCCCCACACATCCCGTACGGACAACGGAGACACCATGAACAAGGAGCAAGAGAAGGAAAAGTGGTACCGCCGGCGGCCCACCTCGCGTGGGCTGGTGCTCAGCATCCTGGGGATCGTCACCCTGGGAGTGGCCATCCTGTCGGTCGCGGTCAGCTACCAGATCCTCGAACCCCGGTTCGGCGGATGGGCGGTGCCGACCGTGGGCGCCCTGGACGCGCTGTGGGTGGTGTTCCAGGCAACGGAGATCCTGTCCGGCAACAACCGCAGCCGCGCCCGGCGCGTGCAGGTCGCGGGGCTGGCCCTGACCGTGGTCAACGCCGCCATCCCCACCGCCGATCTGATCCTGTCCAGGTCCGGCGCGTTCGATCTCGCGATGGTCCTCACGCCGATCGCCATCGTCGCGACCAAGGGCGCCTGGTGGATCGCGCTGCCCTCGCTCGGACGGAAGGTGTCGCCCGACACCCTGCAGGCCATCGCGACCAAGCGCCAGCAGGTCTCCGACCGCCTGGAGACGATGGAGGCGGAGGCCGCGCACCGGATCGAGCTGCTCGAGCTCGCGACCACGCTGGAAGAGCGGGTGGCGAAGGCGGAGACGGCCTACCGCAAGTCGCAGCTCAAGACGCAGCAGACCATGACCGAGGAACTGCACGGCCAGGCAGAGGCCACGGCGAAGACCGTCGCGGACAAGGTGCTGCCCGCCACGGTCGCGGCGATCGAGCTGCCGGAGCTCGGCACGTGGACGCCCACGGCGCCCGCGCTGCCCGTCACGGCAGGCCGTGACGCCTCCGGCCGTCAGCTGCCTGCCCTGCCGGGCGGGCGTGACGGATCCGGCACAGACGGGACCGGCAGTCACGCTGGTCACGGCGATCCGGACGGAAACCGTCACGGTGAGGGTCACGGCGGGCGGGACACAGGCCGTGACGCCGTCACGGCCGCGCACCTCGCGCAGCTCGCGGCCGTCACGGGCGTGCCCACGCCCGAGCCCGGCGAGACGCTGACCGATGCGCAGGTGGACGTCGTGCTGCGGCACCTGCGCTACCGCGACGACCCGCCGGCCTCCTACCGCCAGGCCGTCGCCACCTTCCGCGACGCCGGGTTCGTCGGCAGCGAGAAGCGCGTACGCCACGCATGGGGCGCGCTGCTGTCCAACGAAGAGAACGAGGTCGACACCCCGGCCGAAGAGGCCGACGAGGAAGAAC from Streptomyces sp. NBC_01571 includes these protein-coding regions:
- a CDS encoding DUF5999 family protein yields the protein MCRHTPPCPAADSTDREAARTVASHPGWSLLCNGVLLFEDTGELLPTGQIIAPHRPAPVYDVPPPRVQREDYARV